A portion of the Salminus brasiliensis chromosome 9, fSalBra1.hap2, whole genome shotgun sequence genome contains these proteins:
- the LOC140562897 gene encoding uncharacterized protein, with amino-acid sequence MVSPLPGKYELYTHRGVQTQPTLLFTETDREEVSPVPGLTLSEAKAVWRNAAHPALQNKHKDLSWMAAHEILPVRAVMHSRGMASNPTCPRPGCGEPETVRHVLWECSVGRDLWAITGPLQCLSLPAGEVQPSVYRLAVNGVGQGIDKLPAAEFTALWLTLNGVKAALWTSRNLLVGKRVTVPLHALSALVTSSLQGTPHADIRRRRPRSQAPVDASGKTATTKGAAGTGEDLR; translated from the exons atggtatctcccctgccaggtaagtatgagctCTACACGCACCGAGGAGTGCAGACCCAACCGACTCtactcttcactgagacg GACCGGGAAGAGGTGAGCCCAGTTCCCGGCCTCACACTAAGTGAGGCCAAGGCAGTTTGGAGGAACGCAGCCCACCCCGCTCTCCAGAACAAACATAAAGACCTGTCGTGGATGGCGGCTCATGAGATCCTCCCGGTCAGGGCCGTAATGCACTCCCGGGGAATGGCGTCCAACCCCACCTGCCCACGGCCTGGGTGTGGCGAACCAGAGACCGTGAGGCACGTGCTCTGGGAGTGCAGCGTGGGGAGGGACCTGTGGGCCATAACCGGTCCCCTGCAATGCCTGAGCCTGCCAGCAGGGGAGGTCCAGCCGTCAGTTTACCGGCTAGCGGTAAACGGGGTGGGTCAAGGCATAGACAAACTACCAGCTGCAGAGTTCACAGCGCTCTGGCTCACCCTTAACGGCGTGAAGGCCGCCCTGTGGACCTCCCGCAACCTGCTGGTGGGGAAGCGAGTGACGGTGCCCCTGCACGCCCTATCTGCGCTGGTTACATCGTCGCTGCAGGGGACACCGCACGCCGACATTCGGAGGAGGAGGCCGAGGTCACAGGCTCCCGTAGATGCATCCGGCAAGACCGCAACCACGAAAGGAGCAGCGGGCACAGGGGAGGATCTCCGCTGA